A DNA window from Solanum lycopersicum chromosome 3, SLM_r2.1 contains the following coding sequences:
- the LOC101265910 gene encoding probable aspartyl aminopeptidase has translation MESSAVAADLVDFLNASPTAFHAVDEAKKRLKSAGYVQIDEKQDWDLKAGNKYFFTRNYSTIVAFAIGKKYVAGNGFHIVGAHTDSPCLKLKPVTKVIKSGFLEVGVQTYGGGLWHTWFDRDLTVAGRMIIRNKKDSSESYLHKLVRIEEPIMRIPTLAIHLDRGVNDGFKVNTQTHLLPVLATSIKAELNKPASIDDATGNAAPNDRSKSSKRTPGGEQHHSLLLQLLAAQAGCEPGDICDFELQACDTQPSIIAGAMKEFVFSGRLDNLCMSFCSLKALIDATSPKNSLEDEVGVRMVALFDHEEVGSNSAQGAGSPVMFDALSRVTSTFGPDSKLIQKAIQKSFLVSADMAHALHPNYPDKHEENHQPKFHSGLVIKHNANQRYATNAITSFVFREIAAKHNIPLQDFVIRNDMPCGSTIGPILASGVGIRTVDVGAPQWSMHSIREMCAVDDVKHSYDHFKAFFQDFSQLDGKIAVDI, from the exons ATGGAGAGTTCAGCAGTAGCAGCCGATCTGGTGGATTTCTTGAACGCTTCTCCTACAGCTTTTCACGCAGTTG ATGAAGCAAAGAAGAGACTTAAAAGTGCAGGGTATGTACAGATAGATGAGAAACAAGATTGGGATTTGAAAGCTGGGAACAAGTATTTCTTCACTAGGAACTACTCTACTATTGTTGCTTTTGCTATCGGTAAAAA ATATGTTGCTGGAAATGGATTTCACATAGTTGGTGCTCATACAGATAGTCCTTGTCTGAAGCTGAAGCCGGTTACGAAG GTAATTAAAAGTGGATTTTTGGAAGTGGGTGTACAAACATATGGTGGAGGGCTGTGGCATACTTGGTTTGATCGTGATCTAACAGTTGCCGGAAGGATGATCATAAGAAATAAGAAAGATAGTTCTGAATCCTACTTGCACAAGCTTGTGAGAATTGAGGAGCCTATAATGCGAATTCCAACTTTAGCAATTCATTTAGACAG AGGTGTGAATGATGGATTTAAGGTGAACACACAGACCCATCTTCTACCAGTATTGGCTACATCAATTAAG GCTGAACTCAATAAGCCAGCTTCCATTGATGATGCTACTGGAAATGCAGCTCCAAATGATAGAAGTAAGTCCAGTAAAAGGACTCCTGGTGGTGAGCAACATCATTCCCTTCTTCTGCAG cTTCTAGCTGCTCAGGCAGGATGTGAACCAGGCGACATATGTGACTTTGAGTTGCAAGCATGCGATACCCAGCCAAGTATTATTGCTGGTGCCATGAAGGAATTTGTTTTTTCTGGAAGACTGGACAATTTATGCATGTCATTTTGCTCTCTAAAG GCACTGATAGATGCTACTTCTCCCAAAAATAGTCTTGAGGACGAGGTTGGTGTAAGAATGGTGGCTCTGTTTGATCATGAAGAGGTTGGGTCTAATTCAGCACAAGGTGCTGGATCGCCAGTCATGTTTGATGCTCTCTCACGAGTTACAAGTACATTTGGTCCAGATTCAAAG CTAATACAGAAAGCAATCCAGAAGAGCTTCCTGGTGTCTGCTGATATGGCACATGCCTTGCATCCTAATTACCCA GACAAGCACGAAGAGAATCATCAACCCAAATTTCATAGTGGGCTTGTTATTAAACACAATGCTAATCAACGTTATGCAACCAATGCAATCACTTCCTTTGTGTTCAGAGAAATAGCTGCTAAGCACAACATTCCTCTTCAG GATTTTGTGATTCGTAATGATATGCCATGTGGCTCAACCATTGGACCTATATTGGCAAGCGGGGTAGGTATTCGAACTGTTGATGTAGGAGCACCACAGTGGTCAATGCACAGCATAAGAGAAATGTGCGCGGTGGATGATGTGAAGCATTCATATGATCACTTTAAGGCTTTCTTCCAAGATTTCTCACAACTTGATGGGAAGATCGCCGTTGACATCTAG
- the LOC101265630 gene encoding adenylate kinase 4 has translation MVIITKPYYGTLPFSSVGINEVQHPEVSHLSVIKYTQKREEEAIAENLSRSWPERKMSTSSVNLEDVPSESLMSELLRRMRCSSKPDKRLILIGPPGSGKGTQSPIIKDEYCLCHLATGDMLRAAVAAKTPLGIKAKEAMDKGELVSDDLVVGIIDEALKKPSCQKGFILDGFPRTVVQAEKLDVMLQNRGTKVDKVLNFAIDDAILEERITGRWIHPASGRSYHTKFAPPKVPGIDDVTGEPLIQRKDDTAAVLKSRLEAFHRQTEPVIDYYAKKGNVVNLPAEKPPQAVTAEVKKVLS, from the exons ATGGTCATTATCACAAAACCTTACTATGGTACGCTTCCATTTTCCAGCGTTGGAATCAACGAAGTCCAACACCCGGAAGTGTCTCATCTCTCTGTAATAAAATACActcaaaaaagagaagaagaagccATTGCAGAGAATTTATCGAGGAGTTGGCCGGAGAGAAAAATGTCGACATCATCAGTGAACTTGGAAGATGTTCCCTCCGAGAGCCTCATGTCGGAGCTTCTCCGCCGCATGAGGTGTTCCTCCAAGCCGGACAAACGTCTTATTCTCATtg GCCCACCTGGATCAGGGAAAGGAACACAATCTCCTATCATTAAAGATGAGTATTGCTTGTGTCATTTAGCCACGGGGGATATGCTGAGAGCTGCTGTTGCTGCCAAAACACCTTTGGGCATTAAGGCGAAGGAGGCCATGGATAAG GGAGAACTTGTTTCTGATGACTTGGTTGTTGGGATCATAGACGAAGCATTAAAGAAGCCATCATGTCAAAAAGGATTCATTCTTGATGGGTTCCCTAGAACTGTGGTGCAAGCAGAAAAG CTTGATGTGATGCTTCAAAATCGAGGTACTAAAGTTGATAAGGTTCTTAATTTTGCGATTGATGATGCCATCTTGGAAGAGAGAATTACCGGACGCTGGATCCACCCAGCTAGTGGTCGGTCATACCATACAAAATTTGCACCTCCTAAAGTACCTGGGATAGATGAT GTCACTGGAGAGCCATTGATACAACGAAAAGATGATACTGCTGCTGTTCTCAAGTCAAGGCTAGAAGCCTTCCACAGGCAAACTGAGCCG GTCATTGACTACTATGCCAAGAAGGGTAATGTAGTGAATCTTCCTGCTGAGAAACCACCACAGGCGGTCACAGCTGAAGTCAAGAAAGTTCTCTCCTAA
- the LOC101263694 gene encoding O-fucosyltransferase 37 → MARTRNSKSSSFISLNPSFFIHLFSLPPFNSLHNYSPRKNSRITQTSPFLSFCFISLLITLTFFAILYITFTTFFQNSLSCTTTSSSSSSLFLASVFAAASSRSGSVLNEKITLSTGAMVPLPAHGVVGNFSEEEEEFWRQPDNQGYMPCLDFSLKYRKASVKISKEKRKFLIVVASGGLNQQRNQIVDAVVIARILEATLVVPVLQVNHIWGDDSEFSEIFDVEHFKKTLIADVRIVASLPSTHFVSKQTINRDLPFHVSPLWLRARFLKQLNKEGLLILKGLDSKLSKNLSPDLQKLKCKVAFHALRFATPIRELGYQIARRMWIEGPYVAIHLRLEKDVWIRTGCLTGLGKQYDSIISRERDFHPEYLTGKLNMTHAQRRLAGMCPLNASEMARFLKGLGAPISARIYVAGGEPFGGTQAMQPLKDEFPNLLTKHTLARNEELTPYLEKSSTLAAIDYIVSLSSDVFINSHGGNMGRALEGHRAYVGHRKYIKPNKRMMLPFFEDSSVSEQEFKRIMKKLHRKSQGQPEPRAKKIDRDVIAYPVPECMCKQ, encoded by the exons ATGGCGCGAACAagaaattccaagagttcatcATTCATCTCTTTGAACccatcatttttcattcatttgttCTCACTACCTCCATTCAATTCCCTCCATAACTACTCACCCAGAAAAAACTCAAGAATCACCCAAACATCCCCATTTCTGTCTTTCTGTTTCATCTCTCTGCTCATTACCCTTACTTTCTTTGCGATTTTGTACATCACATTCACAACCTTTTTCCAAAATTCACTCTCGTGCACcactacttcttcttcttcgtcttcTCTGTTTTTAGCCTCTGTTTTTGCTGCGGCATCATCAAGATCGGGCTCTGTACTAAATGAGAAAATTACACTGTCTACCGGAGCAATGGTGCCCTTACCGGCTCATGGGGTGGTCGGAAACTTCTCTGAGGAGGAGGAAGAGTTCTGGAGGCAACCTGATAATCAAGGGTACATGCCTTGTTTGGATTTCAGTCTAAAGTACCGAAAAGCTTCTGTAAAGATTTCAAAAGAGAAGAGGAAATTTTTGATTGTTGTGGCTTCTGGAGGATTGAACCAGCAAAGGAATCAGATTGTTGATGCAGTTGTTATAGCAAGGATTCTTGAAGCTACTCTTGTTGTTCCTGTTCTTCAAGTCAATCACATTTGGGGGGATGATAG TGAATTTTCGGAGATTTTCGATGTTGAGCATTTCAAGAAGACTCTGATAGCTGATGTTAGAATCGTGGCGTCTTTGCCATCGACACATTTTGTTTCTAAGCAGACCATCAACCGTGATCTTCCTTTTCACGTATCGCCACTTTGGCTTAGAGCCAGATttctcaagcaa CTAAACAAAGAAGGTCTACTTATATTGAAAGGATTAGATTCTAAGCTCTCCAAGAATCTTTCACCTGACTTGCAGAAGCTCAAATGCAAG GTTGCATTCCATGCACTAAGATTTGCAACTCCAATTAGGGAGCTGGGTTATCAGATAGCTAGAAGAATGTGGATTGAGGGTCCTTATGTCGCGATCCATCTCAGGTTAGAGAAGGATGTGTGGATCAGAACCGGATGTCTTACCGGTTTAGGCAAGCAATATGACAGTATTATAAGTAGAGAAAGGGACTTTCACCCTGAATATCTCACTGGCAAGTTGAACATGACTCATGCACAACGGCGACTTGCTGGAATGTGTCCCTTAAATGCATCAGAAATGGCTAG ATTTCTGAAGGGGTTAGGAGCACCAATCAGCGCTCGTATATATGTTGCTGGAGGAGAACCCTTTGGAGGCACACAAGCTATGCAGCCTCTAAAAGACGAGTTCCCAAATTTATTGACAAAGCATACACTGGCTCGAAATGAAGAGCTCACTCCATACTTGGAGAAGTCTTCTACGTTAGCAGCCATCGACTACATTGTGTCTCTGAGCAGTGATGTTTTCATCAATTCCCATGGAGGTAACATGGGCCGAGCTCTCGAG GGACATAGAGCATATGTAGGACACAGAAAGTACATAAAGCCAAACAAGAGAATGATGCTGCCATTCTTTGAAGATTCATCTGTATCTGAGCAAGAATTCAAAAGGATCATGAAGAAACTGCATAGGAAAAGTCAAGGGCAGCCTGAGCCAAGGGCTAAAAAGATTGATAGAGATGTAATTGCATATCCTGTACCTGAGTGCATGTGTAAGCAATAA
- the LOC101265323 gene encoding putative pentatricopeptide repeat-containing protein At5g59200, chloroplastic, whose amino-acid sequence MLLLRSFTPMQLMEDNRFNKSKELTEAVSPQTPVSFCIISSFMIVAAASPPISPPYLNSNPGSFRDRKQLLFKLQKCKSIQHAAPIHAHIIKNGNPNDPFIIFELLRICSRCCSIEYASKIFRKIPDPNVFIYTAYIEVLVSSGAYSDGIRTYFQMIKDFILPDNYIIPLVLKACGCGLDLKSGQQIHCQVMKLGLSLDRFVRVKLMELYGKCGEFNDAKKVFDEIPQRDVVASTVMISCYLDHGLVSKAMDEFRVVSTKDNVCWTAMIDGLVKNGEMNYALELFREMQMAGLKPNEVTIVCVLSACAQLGALELGKWVHSYVEKYNIEVNHIVGSALVNMYSRCGDIDEAASLFEELKARDVTTYNSMIVGYALNGKSIEAIKVFQRMKREGVKPTSITFSGVLNACSHGGLVDIGFDIFESMETEYGVERRIEHYGCMVDLLGRVGRLQEAYDFIQKGNIAPDNIIWGSLLSACRIHKNFKLGERVAKILLEYGAADSGTYILLSNVYASRGKFKEAARVRARLREEGVQKEPGCSSIEANNEIHEFLLGDIRHSEREAIYSKLKELNDMLESEDYAPATDVISQDIEEHEKRWALSIHSERLAICYGLISTKPCTTIRVVKNLRVCNDCHSVIKLISKITGRKVVVRDRNRFHHFENGVCSCGDYW is encoded by the exons ATGTTGCTGTTACGGTCCTTCACCCCGATGCAGCTCATGGAAGACAACCGTTTCAACAAGAG CAAGGAGTTGACAGAAGCTGTTTCCCCTCAAACACCAGTCTCGTTTTGTATAATTAGTTCCTTCATGATAGTCGCCGCGGCGTCGCCACCTATTTCCCCGCCATATTTGAACTCAAATCCCGGCAGTTTCCGAGATCGAAAGCAGCTTCTCTTCAAGTTACAGAAATGCAAAAGCATTCAACATGCTGCTCCAATTCATGCGCATATAATAAAAAACGGCAATCCCAATGACCCCTTTATTATATTCGAGCTTCTTCGTATTTGTTCTAGATGCTGCTCCATTGAATATGCTTCCAAGATTTTCCGGAAAATCCCCGACCCTAATGTATTTATCTATACTGCTTATATTGAAGTGCTTGTGTCTTCAGGGGCTTACTCTGATGGAATTAGAACTTATTTTCAAATGATTAAGGATTTTATTTTACCTGATAATTATATAATCCCTTTGGTTCTTAAGGCATGTGGGTGTGGATTAGATTTAAAGAGCGGTCAGCAAATCCATTGCCAGGTTATGAAATTGGGATTGAGTTTGGACAGGTTCGTGAGGGTAAAGTTAATGGAACTTTATGGAAAATGTGGAGAGTTTAATGATGCAAAGAAGGTGTTTGATGAAATTCCTCAAAGAGATGTTGTTGCCTCCACGGTTATGATATCGTGTTATCTTGATCATGGACTAGTGAGTAAGGCGATGGATGAGTTTCGGGTGGTTTCTACGAAGGATAATGTCTGCTGGACTGCTATGATTGATGGGTTGGTTAAAAATGGTGAAATGAATTATGCATTGGAGTTGTTCAGGGAAATGCAGATGGCGGGTTTAAAGCCCAATGAAGTTACGATTGTCTGCGTTCTATCTGCTTGTGCGCAGTTGGGAGCATTAGAGCTTGGTAAATGGGTTCATTCGTATGTGGAGAAGTACAACATTGAAGTTAATCATATAGTTGGATCAGCTTTAGTGAATATGTATTCGAGATGTGGGGATATCGATGAGGCAGCTAGTCTTTTTGAAGAGTTGAAAGCTAGAGATGTAACCACTTATAATTCTATGATTGTGGGGTATGCATTGAACGGGAAGAGTATCGAAGCTATCAAAGTATTCCAGAGAATGAAACGTGAAGGAGTTAAACCGACAAGTATTACCTTTTCTGGTGTTCTGAATGCCTGCAGTCATGGCGGGTTAGTGGACATTGGGTTCGACATCTTTGAGAGTATGGAAACTGAATATGGAGTTGAACGACGAATTGAACATTACGGATGTATGGTTGATCTTCTTGGTCGTGTAGGACGTCTTCAGGAGGCTTATGATTTTATACAAAAAGGCAATATCGCTCCAGACAATATAATTTGGGGATCGTTGTTAAGTGCTTGTAGAATCCATAAAAACTTCAAGCTAGGTGAAAGGGTTGCTAAGATTCTACTGGAGTATGGTGCTGCTGATTCTGGAACGTATATTCTTCTGTCTAATGTCTATGCTTCGCGAGGTAAATTTAAGGAAGCAGCACGAGTGAGAGCGAGGTTGAGAGAAGAAGGTGTCCAAAAGGAACCAGGTTGCAGTTCAATTGAAGCGAACAATGAGATCCATGAGTTCCTTTTGGGAGACATTAGACATTCTGAAAGGGAAGCAATATACAGTAAACTGAAGGAGCTGAACGATATGCTGGAATCTGAAGATTATGCTCCAGCAACCGATGTCATCTCACAAGACATTGAAGAACACGAGAAAAGATGGGCGTTGAGCATACATAGCGAAAGACTTGCAATATGCTATGGCTTGATCTCAACCAAACCGTGTACCACAATAAGAGTTGTAAAAAATCTTAGAGTTTGCAATGACTGCCATTCAGTTATTAAGCTTATATCTAAGATCACAGGGAGAAAAGTTGTTGTAAGAGATCGGAATAGGTTTCACCATTTTGAAAATGGTGTTTGTTCTTGTGGTGACTACTGGTaa